The following are encoded together in the Mesoterricola sediminis genome:
- a CDS encoding GH1 family beta-glucosidase — protein MGEPRFPEGFLWGASTSAYQIEGSPLADGAGPSNWHRFTQPGGKGAHLAPGGAVACDHYRRWREDLALIRSLGFTSYRFSVSWSRVMPEGRGRVNPAGLDFYRRLVDGLLEAGIRPMTTLFHWDLPAALEDQGGWVNRDTAGWFADYAHTVVQALPGVALWSTLNEPWVVTDAGYLHGDHPPGHRNPAEMPHVAHNLLRAHGMGAQACRAAGARDVGIVINIEPKHPFSYRPEDVAAARRADAYMNRAFLDPLVLGRDPEEMPEIYGAAWPTFPAADYDLIRQPLDHLGLNYYSRSLNVHDPEAPFGQWRAVPHPTHPRTEMDWEVYPEGLTETLLWLRRRYGAIPLYVNENGAAFADPDTAPPEGVRDPLRVDYFRTHLLAVAEAMAQGADVRGYSAWSLLDNFEWAFGFSKRFGIVHVDYATQNRTPKASARFLAEVIATRGACLA, from the coding sequence ATGGGCGAGCCGCGCTTCCCTGAAGGCTTCCTCTGGGGGGCCTCCACGTCCGCCTACCAGATCGAGGGCTCGCCCCTCGCCGACGGGGCCGGACCCAGCAACTGGCATCGGTTCACCCAGCCCGGCGGCAAGGGCGCCCATCTGGCTCCCGGCGGCGCGGTGGCCTGCGACCACTACCGCCGCTGGCGCGAGGACCTGGCCCTCATCCGGTCCCTGGGCTTCACCTCGTACCGGTTCAGCGTGAGCTGGAGCCGGGTGATGCCCGAGGGCCGGGGCCGGGTGAACCCGGCGGGCCTGGACTTCTACCGGCGCCTCGTGGACGGCCTCCTCGAGGCCGGCATCCGCCCGATGACCACGCTCTTCCACTGGGACCTCCCCGCGGCCCTCGAGGACCAGGGCGGCTGGGTGAACCGGGACACCGCGGGCTGGTTCGCCGACTACGCCCACACCGTCGTCCAGGCCCTGCCCGGCGTCGCCCTGTGGTCCACCCTCAACGAGCCCTGGGTGGTCACGGACGCGGGCTACCTGCACGGGGACCATCCCCCGGGGCACCGGAACCCCGCCGAGATGCCGCACGTGGCCCACAACCTCCTGCGCGCCCACGGCATGGGCGCCCAGGCCTGCCGCGCCGCGGGCGCCCGCGACGTGGGCATCGTCATCAACATCGAGCCCAAGCACCCCTTCTCCTACCGCCCCGAGGACGTGGCGGCGGCGCGGCGCGCCGACGCCTACATGAACCGCGCCTTCCTGGACCCCCTCGTCCTGGGCCGGGACCCGGAGGAGATGCCAGAGATCTACGGCGCCGCGTGGCCGACGTTCCCCGCCGCCGACTACGATCTCATCCGCCAGCCCCTGGACCACCTGGGCCTCAACTACTACAGCCGCAGCCTCAACGTCCACGATCCCGAGGCCCCCTTCGGCCAGTGGCGGGCCGTGCCTCACCCCACCCACCCGAGGACGGAGATGGACTGGGAGGTCTACCCCGAGGGCCTCACCGAGACCCTGCTCTGGCTCCGGCGGCGCTACGGGGCGATCCCCCTCTACGTGAACGAGAACGGGGCGGCCTTCGCCGACCCGGACACCGCGCCCCCCGAAGGCGTGCGGGACCCGCTGCGGGTGGACTACTTCCGCACCCACCTCCTCGCCGTGGCCGAGGCCATGGCCCAGGGCGCCGACGTCCGGGGCTACAGCGCCTGGAGCCTCCTGGACAACTTCGAGTGGGCCTTCGGGTTCTCCAAGCGGTTCGGCATCGTCCACGTGGACTACGCCACCCAGAATCGGACCCCCAAGGCGAGCGCCCGCTTCCTGGCCGAGGTGATCGCGACGCGGGGGGCGTGCCTGGCGTAG
- the dctA gene encoding C4-dicarboxylate transporter DctA, with protein MLKRFGSKLYNWVALMIILGTLLGHFYPKAGVALQPVAEGFINLIKMLIPPVIMVTIVIGIAGSGSMKKAGRVGGKAILYFEVVSTFALVVGLAMANLFKPGASFHVDPAKLDPKLVATYVDKAAHMTVADHFMKMIPKTLFSAFTEGDILQVLLVSVLLGFALAHLKDDIRQPLVAGFEKVSKWLFGVMRLILYTAPLGAGAAIAFTIGKFGLRSLLPMGTLILLFYATCAVFVVLVLGTICAFAGFNILRLLSYIKSELLLVLATSSSESALIPLMEKLERIGLSKSVVGLVVPTGYSFNLDGTNIYMTLASLFIAQALGIHLTLGQQMSILVVAMITSKGATGVTGSGFITLAATLAVVPGIPVTGMVLILGIDKFMSEARAITNHIGNCVAAVLMAIWEKELDWDTFKAELARGSQSTI; from the coding sequence ATGCTGAAACGCTTCGGTTCCAAGCTCTACAACTGGGTCGCCCTGATGATCATCCTCGGGACGCTGCTCGGGCACTTCTACCCGAAGGCGGGCGTGGCGCTCCAGCCGGTAGCTGAAGGATTCATCAATCTCATCAAGATGCTGATCCCCCCGGTGATCATGGTGACCATCGTCATCGGCATCGCCGGCAGCGGCAGCATGAAGAAGGCCGGGCGGGTCGGCGGCAAGGCCATCCTCTACTTCGAGGTGGTCTCCACCTTCGCCCTCGTGGTGGGCCTGGCGATGGCCAACCTCTTCAAGCCGGGCGCCAGTTTCCACGTGGATCCCGCCAAGCTGGACCCCAAGCTCGTGGCCACCTACGTGGACAAGGCCGCCCACATGACCGTCGCCGATCATTTCATGAAGATGATCCCCAAGACGCTCTTCAGCGCGTTCACCGAGGGCGACATCCTCCAGGTCCTGCTCGTGTCCGTCCTGCTCGGCTTCGCGCTGGCCCACCTGAAGGACGACATCCGCCAGCCCCTCGTCGCGGGCTTCGAGAAGGTCAGCAAGTGGCTCTTCGGCGTCATGCGCCTGATCCTCTACACCGCCCCCCTGGGCGCCGGCGCGGCCATCGCCTTCACCATCGGCAAGTTCGGCCTCCGTTCCCTGCTGCCCATGGGCACCCTGATCCTGCTCTTCTACGCCACCTGCGCGGTCTTCGTGGTGCTCGTCCTCGGCACCATCTGCGCCTTCGCGGGCTTCAACATCCTGCGGCTCCTGAGCTACATCAAGAGCGAGCTCCTCCTCGTCCTCGCCACCAGCTCCTCGGAATCCGCCCTCATCCCGCTGATGGAGAAGCTGGAGCGTATCGGCCTCTCGAAGAGCGTCGTGGGCCTCGTGGTCCCCACGGGCTACAGCTTCAACCTGGACGGGACCAACATCTACATGACGCTGGCCTCCCTCTTCATCGCGCAGGCCCTGGGCATCCACCTCACCCTCGGCCAGCAGATGAGCATCCTCGTGGTGGCCATGATCACCTCGAAGGGCGCGACGGGCGTCACCGGCTCCGGCTTCATCACCCTCGCGGCGACCCTGGCGGTGGTTCCGGGCATCCCGGTCACTGGCATGGTGCTGATCCTCGGCATCGACAAGTTCATGAGCGAGGCCCGGGCCATCACCAATCACATCGGCAACTGCGTGGCGGCGGTACTCATGGCGATCTGGGAGAAGGAACTCGACTGGGACACCTTCAAGGCCGAGCTCGCGCGCGGCAGCCAGTCCACGATCTAG